AGGTGCAGGATCTAGCATATAGGTGCGAACAGGATATAACCTCGTCACAAACCCAGCGCCTGATCGCTCTGTTGGGGGGGCATCCCTATCGGTTGCAGTTAGCATTTTATTACCTACAGCAGCAGACAATAACCCTAGAAGAACTCTTAGAAAATTCTGCGATCGCTACCGTCATCTATGCAGACCACCTAGAACAACAATGGTGGAACCTGCAACGATATCCCGATTTATTGCCATTGTTTACAGAAATCGTCAGACAATCAAGTCCTGTAGATTGCGATGCTATGCAAGGTTCCCAGTTGCACAAAATGGGGTTAGTGCATCTGTACGATCTGAGGGCAAGTCTCGTCTGTGAGTTATTTCGTCCGTTTTTCTGCGATCGCCTGCTGCAAATCAACAGTTAGAGGTGCTAAGAACAGGTACACAAATTTTTAGTGGGACGTTGAAGGAAAATTTAACTTAATCTTATCCTTTTGTTGATTTGTTCTTAGTTGTACAAATACTTTTAATCCAATATAGTCTATTTAATAAATTATAAAATCTTCTATAAAAATTCTATTTAATCGTTTAAAAGCTTTGTTGGTGATAGCTTTGGTGATTTTAATCATTGACAATATCTAGAGCAGATTCTTAAGAATTCTATGTGATATTGTCAAAGTAGATTTAAATATTTCAGCCTGACTGTTTGGTATCGTACTCACGACAACAGGATAAACTCTATGTATCGATTCCAGATCAGTGCATACACGCAAACAGGTGAATTCATCGGTCTGGTCGGTTCTACTCCAGAGTTGGGACTGTGGGAAATTAAAAAATGTATCCACCTACGTACAAGTGGCGATCGCTATCCTCTATGGTGGACAGATATTGAAATTCAAGAGTCAGGCGGTCAACACAGAGTTGAATACAAGTACATCCGCTTCGATGCCAACGGCAATGCTCGATGGGAGAACTTACTAGATACAAACCGATGGATACTGATTGATTCTAAAGATCATTCCAGCACAATTATTGTGGATGATGGTGCATTCGGTTATTTACAGCCTTACCCCTTTGGATACATTGAGAAGCCTGCTGTTAAAAAACCCCTGGATGAAGAGTCTAAAGGGTTAAAAATCGTAGTCATTGGCAGTTCCGTCGCATTAGGTCATAAAGCCTGGTTTTTGAAAGGTTGGGTCTGGTTGTTGGCACAGGCTTTAGAGCAAAAATATGGGCATCAACTGGTGAATGTATCGGAAGTGGGGGCCAATGTCAGCAGGACGATCGCTCGATTTCCCTGGTTTGTCACCCCAGAAAAACCAGATATTGTGATTATTGCCTTGTCTCTGGGCAACGAAGGGTTAGCCTACTGTTCCCCTCACGAACGGCGAGCAGTACAGCGACGGTTTGAAAGTGGCTTGCAGCAGTTGGTGAAAATGACGCGGGACATCGGAGCAATTCCGATTCTGGGAGGAGTCTATCCTAATGGCGACTATTCTCAGGAACATTACTGGCTGCTCCGAGACACACACAACCGAATGCTAAGTTGGGATGTAGCTGTACTAGATTGGTTAGCAGCCGTGGATGATGGACAAGGACGATGGAAAGCGGGGACATCCTTCGATCCGGCTCACCCGAACACAGTCGGTCATCGCCTTATGTATGAGCAGATCGACCAGCACTTATTCGACATCGACAAAGACGAATTGGCAAAAGAAAAACAACGCTTCCAGCAACCGAATGAATTTGCCATCTACTTTGACAATGCTGGCTTTCATGTCTCTGTCTGTATCGAAGAGAAGCGTTTACGAATCGTTAATCCATCACAATACAGTTACACGATCGCTCCCTATTGGCAAGAATTGCAGACTGCATTACAAAGTAGGGCTGGATTGATACCAGGTATCTACATTGCGAAGTCTGTCAAGCCAGGAACGCTCCCTTTCTTTGCCGTGCAAGAAGATGGTGCGATCGCAACTACAGTAAACATCCCCCCTGGCACAGACTTAGAATATAGCGCTGCCTTCAATCTCTTTTCGCCAAACAACTCACAAGTTTTGTTCTATGACGGGCATCTGGGGATTTTGCAAGCAGACGAACGCCACCTCTGGATAATCAACGAATCAGATAACGAGTACAATATCCAACCCATGTGGACAGAGGTTTGCAACGCCCTTAAAGCCATGCCATCGGGTGTTTATGAAGATCCGCTTCATCCCGACATTCCCTTTCGTACCATGATGATTGGCAAAGATGGGCTAGAAAGCCGGGTGAAAGCACCACCTAAGTCTGCGGTGTTTTTCCAATATAAATGTCAGTTATCGGATATCAGCCGTGTGGCAATTCTTCCCCTTGGCGATCGCTGTGCCGTCCGTATGATGCTATATAAAATGGAGTACGATGGCCCCGCCTTTCCCTTTGATCTAACGCGCGCGACTAATATTGCAGATGTTGCAGATGCGATCGAAAACGGTTTTTATGATATGTGGAATCCTGCCTTGCTACACTACAGCCCCGATGCAGGGAGAATTTACCATAGTAAGTGGTCAGGTCTATCCTTTGCCCATGAAGTCGAGGAGGCAGACGATCCAAGCAACAATATGTCTCCCGTACATGAACGGATGCGGGTTCGATACACAGCACGTTCTGAAAGGTTTTGGTACGCATTGCAGCACTGCGATAAAGTACTTTTTGTTCGTACAGGAATTAGCGATCGCGGTGGTGTAATAGATTTAGTCAATAAGCTAGAAAAACAATGCCAGGGGAAGCCATTTCATCTCTTGCTTCTTTCTCCTCAAAGCGATGATGAGTTTTTAGACCTTCCCAATGTGCTGCACTACAATGTCGAGTTTAATCCCGATCGTATGTATGACGATTTGGGACACTGGATGTATTGCACAGAAGTCATGCGAGGAATTCTGGAATCCCTTGGAGTGTCTAGTAAAAACCTCTTTTGGTGTCCGCCTAAAACACCGAAGGGGTGAGAAATTAGAGAAAAGCGATCGCATTTGTTACTTTGGCGTTCGCATTTGTTGATTTGGAGTTCGCATTTGTTGATTTAGCGATCGCATTTGTTGATTTAGCGATCGCATTTGTTGATTTGGCGATCGCATTTGTTGATTTGGCGATCGCATTTGTTGATTTGGCGATCGCATTTGTTGATTTAGCGTTCGCATTTGTTGATTTAGCGTTCGCATTTGCTATTTCGGCGACTGGGTTGTTTGAGTGGCTGTGAAATGATCTGCCGATTACTTACAGCTTGTTTTTGTCGCAAATCATCACAAATTGCTTGTAAATCGTAGTTGAAAGCCTTTGCATGTTCTTCTCTTATTCTATAAATCTCTTCAAGAATTTCATCTTTCCACATATCTACTCTCCCATTAGTTCGTAGGGTGTACAAAGGGTTGGCAACTCGTATCCGGCATCAAGACTGATTTGGGCTAGCTTCTTCTGAATTTGAGCATTGGCAATATGCTTACAGTTCCACGTTAACAGATAGTCCAATCCGTAAACTGTAGCCACCGCAATATGAAGCGCATCATCAGCAGCTTTCGGTGGAAGACTACTTTTTGCAAGAAATTGTGCTGCTAAATTTTGAACAGCTTCACTTACTTCAAGCAAAGGAAAATCACGTACTATTTCAAGTCGCTTCGTTGCTATCTCTGTATCGCCTCGTGCTACTTCATCCAAAACCACTTGAGAAATGTAGAGCATAAACTGATAGCGACGTGTGTCCCACCATTCCCGCGTAGCTTCTAAATTAGCCATCAGGATCAAGTTGTTACTCGGTCTAGCAGTCAAGTAGCCAACAATACTGGTTTCAATGTAAACAGTTTCGCTCATCTGTTATTAAGCTGTTAACTTTCTCATGTTATCCGAAGAAATCACTGGGGATTCACTTAATTTTAGGGACTTACAAGGTTAAAAATTTTTAGGTTTAGTTCAGTGTTGATAAACTATGCTCGAAATAGCTCAACCACCGTCGGCTTAGTAACTTTCCCCATAGCGTTGCGCGGTAATTCTTCAACTATCAAAATTTGGGTTGGCACTTTATAAACAGCCAATCGCTCTTTTGCCCAACTTCTGAAAGATTCTAATGTTAAAGGTTTTGATCCTTGCAATAATACTAATGCAGCACAAACCCGTTCGCCCCACTCTATATCTGCAACCCCGACTACTGCACATTCTTGAATATCTGGATGCGATCGCAATACTTCTTCAATTTCCAAAGCTGAAACTTTATAGCCTCCGGTTTTGATGATATCTACACTCATCCGTCCCAGAATGCGGTAATTCTCGTTCTCAACTACGGCGGTATCTCCAGTACAAAACCAGCCATCTTGGAAGGCTTTGGCGGTTGCTTCAGGGTTTTGCCAATATTCAAGAAACACTCCGGGCCCTTTAACTTGGATCTCTCCTGGTGTTCCGGCTGAGACTAATCCCTTCTCATCTACTAATCTCACTTCAACTTTAGGCAGAGGCTTGCCGACATATCCAGCCAACCGTTCACCGTGTAAAGGGTTCGATAGCGCCATACCAATTTCCGTCATTCCATATCGCTCAAGCAGAAAATGACCACTAATACTCTGCCACTTTTCTAAAACTTGAACTGGTAACGCTGCCGAGCCGGAAACCATCAGACGCATTTTAGCACAGCCTTCTGACATGGTTTTTTGACGTTCTTTAGAGGCATTTTCCCAAGCAGTAATCAGCTTTACATAAATCGTTGGTACTGCCATAAATAGGGTTAAGTCACCATCACAGATTCGCCTCCAAACGGTTTCAGTATCAAACTTGCTCAACAGATGACACTCCGCGCCAGCCCATAAAGCACATGTCAGGACGTTAATAATTCCATGAATATGATGTAGTGGCAATATATGTAAAATGCGATCGCTAGATGTCCATTCCCAAGCGGTATTTAAGCTAGTCACTTGCGCTTGAATATTTTGATGGGTTGTAACTACACCCTTGGGTTTACCTGTTGTACCGCTAGTGTAGAGAATTAAGGCGCGTCTAGTGATATCTACTTCTGGGAGAGGAGCAACATTAGATGGGAGGGTTTCTGAGGTGAGGATAAATCGCAAATTGTGTTCTTCGGCGAGCGAGCGCAGTATACTTTCAAAATTAGGATGAGCAACAATAATCGATGCTCCAGAATTAGTAATTACATACTCCAATTCTGGGCGGGGATGGGAAACACACAGAGGTACAGCTATGCCACCAGCACGCCAAATTCCC
The Nostoc punctiforme PCC 73102 genome window above contains:
- a CDS encoding DUF1796 family putative cysteine peptidase: MYRFQISAYTQTGEFIGLVGSTPELGLWEIKKCIHLRTSGDRYPLWWTDIEIQESGGQHRVEYKYIRFDANGNARWENLLDTNRWILIDSKDHSSTIIVDDGAFGYLQPYPFGYIEKPAVKKPLDEESKGLKIVVIGSSVALGHKAWFLKGWVWLLAQALEQKYGHQLVNVSEVGANVSRTIARFPWFVTPEKPDIVIIALSLGNEGLAYCSPHERRAVQRRFESGLQQLVKMTRDIGAIPILGGVYPNGDYSQEHYWLLRDTHNRMLSWDVAVLDWLAAVDDGQGRWKAGTSFDPAHPNTVGHRLMYEQIDQHLFDIDKDELAKEKQRFQQPNEFAIYFDNAGFHVSVCIEEKRLRIVNPSQYSYTIAPYWQELQTALQSRAGLIPGIYIAKSVKPGTLPFFAVQEDGAIATTVNIPPGTDLEYSAAFNLFSPNNSQVLFYDGHLGILQADERHLWIINESDNEYNIQPMWTEVCNALKAMPSGVYEDPLHPDIPFRTMMIGKDGLESRVKAPPKSAVFFQYKCQLSDISRVAILPLGDRCAVRMMLYKMEYDGPAFPFDLTRATNIADVADAIENGFYDMWNPALLHYSPDAGRIYHSKWSGLSFAHEVEEADDPSNNMSPVHERMRVRYTARSERFWYALQHCDKVLFVRTGISDRGGVIDLVNKLEKQCQGKPFHLLLLSPQSDDEFLDLPNVLHYNVEFNPDRMYDDLGHWMYCTEVMRGILESLGVSSKNLFWCPPKTPKG
- a CDS encoding type II toxin-antitoxin system VapC family toxin, with the protein product MSETVYIETSIVGYLTARPSNNLILMANLEATREWWDTRRYQFMLYISQVVLDEVARGDTEIATKRLEIVRDFPLLEVSEAVQNLAAQFLAKSSLPPKAADDALHIAVATVYGLDYLLTWNCKHIANAQIQKKLAQISLDAGYELPTLCTPYELMGE
- a CDS encoding acyl-CoA synthetase; translation: MNLPLIIRAEEHSEKIAIVTTDGSFTYRDLLYTSSQIATSLLQNAKDLQEKRVAFLIPPGFEYVATQWGIWRAGGIAVPLCVSHPRPELEYVITNSGASIIVAHPNFESILRSLAEEHNLRFILTSETLPSNVAPLPEVDITRRALILYTSGTTGKPKGVVTTHQNIQAQVTSLNTAWEWTSSDRILHILPLHHIHGIINVLTCALWAGAECHLLSKFDTETVWRRICDGDLTLFMAVPTIYVKLITAWENASKERQKTMSEGCAKMRLMVSGSAALPVQVLEKWQSISGHFLLERYGMTEIGMALSNPLHGERLAGYVGKPLPKVEVRLVDEKGLVSAGTPGEIQVKGPGVFLEYWQNPEATAKAFQDGWFCTGDTAVVENENYRILGRMSVDIIKTGGYKVSALEIEEVLRSHPDIQECAVVGVADIEWGERVCAALVLLQGSKPLTLESFRSWAKERLAVYKVPTQILIVEELPRNAMGKVTKPTVVELFRA